Proteins from a genomic interval of Paenibacillus sp. FSL R5-0623:
- a CDS encoding carbohydrate ABC transporter permease, with product MRSRTRINWLVMLLVVLGTLFILFPLYMTVTIALKNPEQMAQSVFAFPTTLHWENFARAIDMTNFFQSFRNSAIVTASTVLLTLLSNSMVAYAIARNMEKRKFFKGLYYYFVSAMFIPFPIIMLPIVKLTASLEMTNLVGLILLHTVYGLAFNVFVYVGYIRSIPVALEEAAFVDGATTWGTFWRIIFPLMAPISATVGILTCLSTYNDFLLPLIIISDPGQYTLPLVQYVFQGQFNTEFNLAFASYLLALLPMIIIYLFAQKWIINGVTQGSVK from the coding sequence ATGAGAAGCCGTACACGAATCAATTGGCTCGTTATGTTGCTCGTTGTGCTGGGTACCCTGTTTATCCTGTTCCCATTGTATATGACCGTTACGATAGCTTTGAAAAATCCGGAACAGATGGCCCAATCGGTCTTTGCATTTCCGACCACACTTCACTGGGAGAATTTCGCGAGGGCCATCGACATGACAAACTTCTTCCAGTCGTTCCGTAACAGTGCAATCGTTACCGCATCCACCGTGCTTTTGACGTTGCTCAGTAACTCAATGGTGGCTTATGCGATTGCACGGAATATGGAGAAACGAAAGTTTTTCAAAGGACTGTACTATTACTTCGTCAGCGCGATGTTCATTCCATTTCCGATCATCATGTTGCCGATTGTTAAGCTGACCGCATCGCTGGAGATGACAAATCTGGTAGGTCTGATCCTGCTGCACACGGTATATGGCCTGGCATTTAACGTATTTGTGTACGTGGGATACATCCGGTCCATTCCGGTAGCGCTGGAGGAGGCGGCTTTTGTGGATGGAGCGACAACCTGGGGCACGTTCTGGAGAATCATTTTCCCGCTCATGGCGCCCATCAGTGCCACGGTTGGTATTCTGACTTGCCTGTCCACGTACAACGACTTCTTGCTGCCACTCATTATTATCAGTGATCCGGGACAATACACGCTGCCGCTGGTACAGTATGTATTCCAGGGACAGTTTAATACCGAGTTTAACCTTGCGTTTGCATCCTACCTGCTCGCGTTGCTGCCGATGATTATCATCTACCTGTTTGCGCAGAAGTGGATCATCAACGGGGTTACACAAGGGTCTGTGAAATAA
- a CDS encoding sugar ABC transporter permease, which translates to MNKRIAPYYWMTVPAVVLFFVFMTLPALQGIYYSFTNYNGFGKEYDFVGFKNYFNLFQDDNVGNAYWFTFKFAIVVTILTNILSLLIALGLNAKIKFRNFFRGIYFLPNILSVLIVGYIFNYLFSNVFPIWGQNLGINALSTNILGSESLAWIGIVIVAVWQSVALNTILYLAGLQTIPITLYEASNLDGAGKWREFWSITFPLIAPFFTINMVLAMKNSLMVFDQIVALTNGGPGRATQSISHLIYTGGFEGGEYAYQSANSVIYFIVIAVISILQIRFLQRREMDL; encoded by the coding sequence ATGAACAAGCGTATCGCACCTTATTACTGGATGACGGTTCCGGCAGTTGTGTTGTTCTTTGTGTTTATGACACTGCCGGCCCTCCAGGGCATCTATTATTCATTTACGAATTATAACGGATTCGGGAAAGAATATGATTTTGTTGGCTTCAAAAACTATTTCAACTTGTTCCAGGACGACAATGTAGGTAACGCTTACTGGTTTACGTTCAAGTTCGCGATCGTTGTGACGATCCTGACCAATATTCTGAGCCTGCTCATTGCACTTGGGCTGAATGCCAAGATCAAGTTCCGTAACTTTTTCCGCGGCATCTACTTCCTGCCCAATATTCTGAGTGTACTGATCGTAGGTTACATATTTAACTACCTGTTCTCCAACGTATTCCCGATCTGGGGACAAAATCTGGGCATCAATGCGCTATCCACCAACATTCTCGGTAGCGAGAGTCTGGCTTGGATCGGTATCGTCATTGTTGCAGTATGGCAATCCGTGGCCCTGAATACGATTCTGTATTTGGCTGGTCTGCAAACGATACCAATAACACTGTACGAGGCATCCAACCTCGACGGCGCAGGCAAATGGCGTGAATTCTGGAGCATTACTTTCCCGCTTATTGCCCCATTCTTCACCATTAATATGGTGCTGGCCATGAAAAATTCACTTATGGTCTTCGACCAAATCGTAGCCTTGACCAACGGTGGTCCCGGGCGGGCGACACAGTCCATCTCCCATCTGATCTACACCGGCGGATTTGAAGGCGGCGAATATGCATATCAATCTGCGAACTCGGTTATTTACTTCATCGTTATTGCGGTGATTTCAATTCTGCAAATCCGGTTCCTGCAAAGAAGGGAGATGGATCTGTAA